The genomic segment GCAACGTCCAGCATGATCTCGTGCACCTCGCCCAGATCCTCGCCCGCCGCATTCCGCACTTCGCTCTTCAGCACCTCGGACGCGGGGAATACGCGCGGGGCCATGAACCGCCGCCGTGTTCCGGCTGCCGCTCCAGTCTCCGTTACATCTACCATCTTGGTTCAACTCCTCTGCCGAAAGACGCAATCGTCCCCAGGCAGACGGCTGAATGCCGGGTGAGACTATTTATAGTTTTGGCCCTCCCGAAAAAGTTCGGGGATAGTTCCGCCGTTGACAGGGCTGCATGGGATGCGTTCCCAGAGATGCTATCTCGCCGGATATCCCGAGCCGCAGAACCTGAAACCCTGGACGACTGCATGGAAGTGCACTGCGAAGGATCGAGAGGGACGTTCCCCTTGAGAAGCGGGCTGTCCGGGAGGCTGGAACGAACGGGGGTGGCGATCCGGACCACTGTCCCGCCAGAGCACCTGCACCCGCCGGGAAGGTCCGTCGAATGCACCCGCTTCCCAGGCATCGCCCCATCGCCGCAGGGGGCTTTCGTTGGGAAATGCTGAGAGGATGCTCGCCTTTGCCTTTATACCTGGGAAAATATCGCCGTCCGGGGAAACGGGAGTGAGAGAGGCGAGTCCGATAATAACATTTAACGACCCTTGTTGCCGCATGGTACGGCATGCCACCGAATGAACGCGGGCAGAGCGCCATTTCGCCGATGCGGATGCTCGGCATCGCGCTGGGGGTGTACCTCCTGTGGACCCTGGCCACCTACCTTCTGGAAGGGCGAGTGGACCTCCTGATCAGCGGAGACCCGATCGGCCGCCTGATCTACGCTGTCGTCGCCAACCTCCTGATCGGGACCGTTCTTGTCCTCTTCGTCACCAGCACGTTCAGGATCGGGAGTGAGATCCCACGGAAGTACTTCGGGTTCCAGCCGCCCAACAGGACTCTTGTTTCTATTCTGGCTGCATTCATCCTCGGTCTGATCGTCTTCGTCATATCGGCCCCCCGGACGATGGACCCGATCGTCGTCCTCAACGTCTTTGCGCAGGTCTTCAATACGTCAACGGCGGAGATTCTCGTCGTCTACGTGCTGGTGGGGATCACGGGGGCCTATCTGACCCGATCCCTGGGCAGGACGCCGTCGATGATCGTGGGGATCGTGCTCGCAGCCATCCTCTTCGGGGCCTACCACATCGCCCACAGCCCGCCCTTCAACACGGTCTCCCTGATCCTGCTGCTCACCGTCATCGGTGCCATCACCGCTGTCTATTTCTTTCTGGTGCGGGAGGTCTATTCCACGATCGTCTTTCACAACTTCTTGGCCCTCATCGGGGTGATACAAAACGTCAATATCGCAAACTTTCAGGCGCCCAACCCCGGTCTGCTGGGGATGATGCTCGTCACCCTGGCGGTTCTCGTTGCCCTGGACGCCTACCTCATCCGAAGTCGGCCGTGACCGCATCGCCGGCAGCGGATTGCAGGAAGAGCCCGCTGCCGTGGCAGCCTCTTTTTCGGCGTTCCGTATCCGCAGGAGCGGCCTGCCAACCCCGCAGCTCCCGCATCGCGCCGGATCGGGTGGACGATGTGGTTCTGGTTCTAGCGTAAACCGGAAAAAGGCCGGACAGTCCCGCGAGGCATCCGTGCGGGAGCGCATCCCGCGAACAGAAACGTATTTGAGATCCGCTGCCAGGCAGAGGCCTGCCGGAGGAGGACGGAATGGAACAGCCGGAGGAACCTGGCAGGTTGAAGGATCGGTTCGTGGGGGAGCGGGAGATCGACATGACCCTGCAGCTGCCGGACGGCAGCGCCGTGACGGGGCGGGGCACGGCCAGCGTGCAGGAGGTCTCCCGCGCGGCTGCGGCGTCCAGAGCGATCTGCGCTACACCATCGGGGATGCGCCCTACGAAGAGACGGACCTCTGGAGCTACGATCGGTATGGCAGGGCGATGCACATGTTCGGGGTGGGATCCGACGGGAGCGTGCACGACCTCACCCCGGAGCTGCACTGGAAAGGGGCGCAGGAGGGCGGGGAGACCGAAGAGAAGGTCACGGCGACCTGGGAGTCCCCCGAGACCGTCCGCATCCGCTCCGAGGTGACCGTGGAGGGACGGCCCGGGCCCACCATGGACGCCGTGGGGCGGAAGCGAACGTAGAGGAGCTTTCAAAGGCCATCCGACGAAAAGATTCAGGAGAGGGAAAGAGGAAAGGTGAGACTGTTGACCTCCCCCCTCCTCCCGGTATCCTGACCCGTCGCACCCTGAGGAAGATGCTGGAGAGCCTCCCCGCCGAGGACATTCCGAACACTTCTCCTCTGGTCGCCCGATGAAGCCCTATCGCTACTTTTGGGGAGGGGAGTATCGAAGGGGGAGATCCCTCCTCCGTAGCCGATCCTCGCCTGCGATAGCCCCGGCATGGAATACCCGCACCCGGGAGCAATCCCACGGGACGGTTATGCTTCGGGAGACCACGGGTTCGGCCGTTCGCGATGCCGATCCCGCTCTCACATTCCAGAACGACTGCACTCACGCACCCACCTCCAGGGTGATCGTGCCGACGCCCGACTGGACCGTGATATTCAGCGTCGCCGGGGTCTGGCCATAGGCATCGTTGGTGTAGGTGCTGCCGTTCACGTTCAGCCCGGGCGCGCTGACGGTGCCGAGGATGCCTTCAGCAGTCACCCGCGTGCCCGTGTCGCGGGGAATCCGCACCGTCAGGGTGCCCACGCCCCCGCGGAGGCTGGCATTGAGGTCCCGCTTTCGGTCGCCCGTCAGGTCTACGAGCGCGGTCCCCGCCCCCATCCGGGCGCGAAGGTCCGTCAGGTTCAGGTCTCCCAGGTAGAGCTCCGCGGTGCCGCCCCCCAGCTCCGCGTCCAGCGCCATCGGAACGTCGGGATTCAGCTCCAGGATCCAGGCGTTCTCGCGTCCGCCGTTGAGATTCGGAACCGCTCTCGGTTGCCGGATCGTCAGCTCCCCCGCGCTGTCGTTGCGCCGGTAGTCCACGAGCGGCCGCCAGGCGGGATCGCCGAAGGTGAACGTGGCGTTCAGGAGTGCGGCGGCACCGCTCCGCACGGTCAGTTCGCCCGCCCCTATCTGGATGCGGGTGCGGACCGAATCCGCCCCGACTGGGGGGCGCCGCCCCGGAGGCATCCGCAGATCGCGACCAGGAGGACTGTCGAGAGGGCAAGCGGGATACGCAGACTCTTCCTCATACAGGCGCCCCTGTTTGCCTGTCGTGCTGATAAGGCTTCCCCGTCCGCCCGCGGCAGGAGGAGCGGATTGGCGTGCATGCCGCGACAGGGGCATACCGCTGATCGATGGAGTGAATCGGGGAGTCTGCCGATCGCGCTCTGCTGGCGGCATCCCGCACCGGGGGCTGGTTTCCGGGGCACGGACGTTCCAGGATTCAGGTCATTGCGGGCGCAGGACCGGTAACCTGCCCCCTCTCACCCCTTCCCCTCATCCTTTATCCGAAGGGCGCCCACAAGCCGCGCGATGAGCACCGCGATATAGATCACGCCCGTTACCGCCTCGGAGTATGCAAACGATTGTGTTACGGGAGTAATGGGGGCGATGTCCCCATATCCCAGGGTGGCGAGCGTGACGAAGCTGAAGTAGAGGTAGTCCATCCGGGTGAGGACGCCCTCATGCGGTATATCGGGGTTGAAATAGAACGAGCCCGGGTGCAGCTGGTCGAGGAGCTGGTACGTCAGGGCCCAGACGATCCCGAAGAGCAGGTAGATGCTCAGGGCGCCCGCGATGGTATCCCGCGTGATCCGGTCCGTGAGGACAACGGCCCTCAGCAGGAATACGATGAAAAATGCCAGGAAGAGGATCGGGAAGAGTGCTCCGGCGGCAGGAGCGAGCAGATCCGGGGCGAGGGTCACGTTCCAGCGCGTGATGATCGCCGAAACCCCGAGCAGGACAGCCAGGAGGAGGAGCATTCGCTCGCACTTCATGGCAAAGAGACCGGAGAGGATCACGAAGGAGAAGCAGAGAGCCATCGCCGCATCGTAGGCTGGGACGATCGTCGCCAGGGGCCATGCACCGAGCAGCAGCAGCAGGGAGATGAGGAGAATCAGGAACCGATGCTCGCGCATCCGGTCGAGCCATGCCTGTACTATCTGGAGGCCCCGCTGCATTCGTGTCGGGGAATGGCGTTATGCCGTTATCAGGTTTTGGGCATGGAGCCCCTCCCTGCATGCATGGAGGGCATAAGGGTGTAGACCGGGTGCGCTCCATCTTCCCCCGCTTGGCGAACACCCAGAGCGGCAAACGGACGGACAGGGACCGTTTTTGCAGGCTTTCGCTGCACGGCGGGAGTCGTAATAAGCGATTCAGGATGCTTTTCGAGGCATTTTCAGCAGCGCCGCACGGACGCATCTGCGACAGGTATTAATGGCAGGAGGTTTACGGGAAGGAAGGCAGGCATGACAGAATCCAGTAGCGAGGACCTGCCGATGGCATCCCAGCCGGGCGAGGCTCCGCGCAGCGGAACGCTCACGATGCTGTGGCAGGTCGTATTCGCCGCACTCATCGCCATCGCCTTCACGGCTGCTTTCCTGATCCTGTACTCGATCCTGAACACCCTCGTCTGGGGCGACAGCGACTTCACGGGTGCCGACCGCTGGATGATCCCGGCGGGAGTCCTGGTCTTCTCGCTGCTCGTTGGCCTCAGCCAGAGATACCTGCAGGCCCCCAGCGTCATCCATGGCGGATTCGTGGAATCGATGAAGGGGAAAGGGGAAAAGATCGATTACAGGACGTTCCCGGGCGCACTGCTCTCGGCCCTGTTCTCCCTCCTCTCCGGGGCGAGTGTCGGGCCGGAGGGGGCGATCGCCGTCCTCGTCGGGGATATCTCGTGCTATCTGCGGGAGAAACTGAAAGTTGGAGTCGACTCGGCAGAAGCCGCGCTCGAGTTCGACGTAGCCGCCCTGGCCTCGGCGTTCAACGGGATCGTCGGCAACGTGCTGTTCACCGGGGTGTTTGCCACCGAGTTCCAGGTGGGGGGCAGGAACGCCCTGCGGTTCCTCACCTGGAACCTGCTCGCGGGCGCCGTCGGGTTCCTGTTCTATATACGCCTGGGGCTTCCCTCCTTCGCGCAGAGCATCCCGTTCCCGCCAATCGCCGAACTGCGGCCCGAGTACATCCTGTATGCGATCGCTCTCGGGATTCTCGGGGGGCTGCTGGCGATCTTCACGGGGATCTCCATGCTGGGGGCGGAGCGGCTCATGGAGCGTGCATTCCGGGACAGGGTCGTCCTGCGCATCCTGGTGGCAGGCGGGATCACGGCAGCCGTCGGCTACTTCATCCCGAACCTGCTGTTCTCGGGAGAGGGGCAGATCCACGATATCATCGCCGATCCGGCCCGGATCGGGGCTGCCATGCTGGTGCTGATGGCGGTTCTCAAGATCCTGCTCCTCGCGCTGGCGTTCAAGAGCGGATACCTCGGCGGCCCCCTGTTTCCCATCCTGTTCTCTTCCACCATGCTCGGGCTCGCTCTGAGCCTTGTCTTCCCCGGGGTGCCGATCGCCATCTTCGTGCTGTGCATCGAGGTGGCCGCCGTCGCCCTGGCACTGGGAGCGCCCTTGACCGCCATTCTCCTGGTAGCGGTCGTCGGGACGGCCAACCAGAACATGAGTGTCCTCCTGGTGGTATCGGCCGTCACCGCAATGCTCCTGGCAGCGGAGTTCAAGAGGATGACGAAGGGCTCCGCCGCTGCAGGGCAGGAGAGGTGAACGCGGGTCTCCTTAGGAGGGAGGAGCCCTGCCCTCCGGGGGGACGAGCCGGTAGACCCGCCCGCCGCCTCCGCTCGGACTCCCGCCCTCCGAGGAGAGCAGGTATAGCTCTCGGTCGGCATCCTGCCCGAAGGCAAGGACGTACTCGCCCAGAGCAGCCCTCCCGCCGACCTCCAGCGCATCCATCGTCCATCGGCCCCCCTCCCGCGCCGGCGGAATGCCGACGAAGATCCTGCCGGCCCCGCCCGCACGGGACGCCGTGTAGTCCCCGAAGACGTACAGCCCCCGCAGGAACGGGATCGCGGATCCGCGGTAGACGTATCCGCCGATGACGGCGCTCCCGATCCCGCCTATGCCGTTGGAGAGGTTGGGGTACTCCAGGATCGGGTCGATGAGGCCCTCCCCGGCATCTCCCAGGTAGCAGCGGGCGCCGTCGCGCGGGTTGAAGCAGTGCATCCCCTCCCGGAGGTTCCAGCCGTAGTTGCCGCCCCGCACGATGATATCCACCTCCTCCCAGCGGTTCTGGCCGACGTCGCCGGCGAAGAGCGCGTGGTCCCCGCCGGCGTCGAAGGCGATGTGGTAGGGGTTCCGCAGCCCGTAGGCGAAGATCTCGGGCAGCCCCCCTCCCTGCACGAACGGATTGTCGGGCGGAATGCCGTAGGCTCTCCCGCCCTCCTCGCGGTCGACATCGATGCGGAGGATCTTGCCGAGCGGCGTTCGGGTGTCCTGCCCGTTCCCGATCTCCGGGTTGTGGCCCGCGCCGCGGTCGTTGGCGCCGCCGCCGTCCCCCAGGGGGATGTAGAGATAGCCGTCCGGACCGAAGCAGATGTGCCCGCCGTTGTGGTTCGCCTGGGGCTTGTCGATCGCCATCAGGATCCGTTCGGACGCGGGGTCCGCCCGGTCGGGATCGTCCGAGATCCGGTACTCCGCCAGGCGGCTGGTGCAGTTCCAGCCGGGCGGCGCCCCCGCCCGGAGGGGCGCGGTGTAGAAGACGAAGAAGCGGCCGTTCCGGTCGAACCGCGGGTGGAAGGCGAGCCCCAGCAGACCCCGTTCGTCGTAGCGCGGGTTGAGGCGGACCACGCGATCCGTTATATCCAGGAACAGTTCCCGGTTCTGCGGGCGGTCGGGATCGATCACGAAGACTTTGCCGGTCTGGTCAACGATAAATAGCCGCCCGTCCCCCGGATCTGCCAGGGCTACCGGGCTCACGAACCCCTCCGCCAGCGGCTCGAGAGCGATCGCCCCCCGGGCCAGGGCCCTCGGATTCTGCATGCTCCGAACCTCCCGCGGGTATACCGCCTGCGGAGAAAAAAAGCCATCGGTCAGATGGCCGACGGAGCGCCTTCCACTCGTTCCGCGTGGGTGTAGACGTTCAGCCGCCCGCCCTCCACGAACCCGACGGCGCAGAGCCCCGTCCGCTCCGCCAGGTCGACGGCGAGGCTCGTCGGGGTCCCGCGGGACGCGATGAGGGGAATGTTCGCCACCAGGCACTTCCGCACCATCTCCGAGGAGATGCGGTCGGAGGAGAGGGCGAACGTGCGGGAGAGATCCCGTTTCGCCTGCAGGGCCAGGCCGATCGCCCGGTCGAGGGCGTTGTGGAGCCCGATGTCGGATGCCGCCAGCAGCGGCCCCTCCCTCCCCGCCAGGGCGGCTGTGTGGATGCCGCCGGGCACCGGTTCCGCACGCGAGGCCAGGAGCTGATCCATCGCCTCCACGATCCGCGGGAGCGGCACCGTGAGCGGGGAGGTGAGTTTCGGCAGCCGTTTCGTGTCCAGGTGGGACGTGGTGCCCCCGCAGCCCGAGAGGACGATCTTCTTCCCTCCACCGCCCCGGAACGGGTTCTTCGTGAGCACGCTGACCACGTTCCCGTCCCGCTTGATCGACTCGATCTCGTCCAGCCCCCGCACGATCTCCTCGGTGAAGAGGAACCCGACGACGAACGCCTCGGGGTCGTGCGGGCTCACCGCGGCCGCCAGGATGGTCCGCCCGTTCAGGATGAGGGAGAGGGTCGCCTCCTCGACGAGCGCATGGGAACCCCGCCGCCATGCGCCGCCGTCCGCCTGGAGGCAGGAGTACCGGGCCATGTCAGAGCCCCCGCACGACCGCATCCAGGGTCGCCAGCAGCAGGTCCACGTCCGCCTCGGTGTTGTAGAGGGCGAGGCTCGCCCGCACCGTCCCGCTGGCGAGCCCGAGATGCTGCATCAGCGGCATGTTGCAGTGGTGGCCGGAGCGGACCATGATGTCCGCCTCCTCGTCCAGGATGTGGGCCACCTCGTGCGGCTCGAGCCCCTCGACCGTGAAGGAGACCAGCGGGGTGCGGAGGCGGGGGTCTGTCGGGACGTACACCCGCACGCGGGGCAGGCGGGAGAGACCGGCGATCAGCCGCTCCGTCAGGCGGTCGTCGTGGACGCGGATCCGCTCCATCCCGATCCCCTGCAGGTAGTCGACGGCGGCGCCCAGCGCGATCCCGCCCCCGATGTTCGGCGTTCCCCCTTCGTAGCGCTGGTAGCCCTCCGCCAGTGTGTAGCTCTCCAGGGTGACCGACTCCACGCTCCCCCCGCCGACCATCAGGGGCGCCAGGACCGCCTCCCGCATCCAGAGCACCCCGGTCCCGGTCGGGCCGCACATCTTGTGGCCGGAGAAGCAGAAGAAGTCGCAGCCGATCTCCTGCACGTCGATCGGGCGGTGAGGCACGGTCTGGGCACCGTCCACCAGCAGGAGGGCTCCCCGCTCGCGGCAGATGCGGGCGATCTCCGCGACGGGAGTGAGGGTCCCGAGCACGTTCGAGGCGTGGGAGACCGCGACCAGCCGGGTGCCCTCGGTGATCGCGGCATCGAGGGCGGCGAGATCCAGGGCGTAGTCGGGGGTGATCCCGACGACCTCCAGGTCGACGCCCTGCCGCCGGAGGTCCATCCAGGGGAGGAGGTTGGAGTGGTGCTCCAGGATGGTCGCCACCACGCGGTCCCCGCGCTGCCAGGGGAGGCCCCGGGCCACCGTCTGGATCGCCTCGGTGGTGTTCTTGACAAACACCGTCGTCCCCTTCTCGCCCCGGATGAAGCGGGCCACCTTCTCGTGGGCGTGCCAGTAGCGCTGGGTCGCGATCCGGGCGAGGCGGTGGACGCCCCGCCCCACGTTGGCGCGGTAGCGGTGCTCGTACTCGATCAGCGCCGCCAGCACGGGCTCCGGGGAGAGGCTCGTCGCCGCGCTGTCCAGGTAGACCAGGTCCGCCAGGAGGGGGAAGTCGGATCGGATCGCATCCAGATTCCCCTTCGGTGCCGTCGGCGGCGGTTCCGCGACCGCCGCTGCCTTCTCCCGCGGCCGCTCCGCCAGGTCGATCCCGCGGGCCCGGCAGACCTTCTGCATCTTGGGCGGGAGCTCCTTCCAGCGCCACAGCCCCCAGGTGCGGTACTCCTCCGGGAGCCCCCGCTCCGCCGTCCAGCGCCCCAGGAACTCTTCCCAGCGCGCCGCCACCTCCGGATGCAGGCGTTTCAGCTCCTCGTACTCGCTCTCCAGCATCGCGGGGCAGACGTAGCAGCCGATCCGTTCGAGCCCCCGCTCGTAGAGGGGGTTGATCTCGGCGCCCACCCACCAGAGGTAGAGGTAGACCTCGAGCGCCCGCCAGTTGCGGATGGGGGAGATGTTCACCTGCAGGGGGTTGTTCGGGTTCTGGCTGACGACCTCGAGCGCCGCCCGGTTCCAGGACTCGTACCATCGGTTGCCCTGGATCGTCACGCAGGGGCCCGCGGTCGCCAGGTAGCGCTTCAGGGGGTGCAGCTTGAGGAGCTTGCAGCACCAGCGGTGGTCCTTCCCCGGAGGCCCCGCCTTCTCGACGGCGGTCCAGAAGTCCCCGCCCTTCTCGATGATCGGGACCCCCTGCCGTTTCACGTACTCGACCGTCTCGGGGAACTCGATCCCCGTGTCGATGAAGAACGCCTGCTCGACACCAGCCTTGCGGGCCAGGAGCAGCACCGCGGTGCTGTCCTTGCCGCCCGAGAAGGAGACGTTCGCGCAGGGGCGGTCGTGCATGTGCTGGCGGATGGTGCGGATCGCGCTCCGCTCCAGGTTCTTCAGGTGGTAGGCGTTCGCCCGCACGGCATCCTGCCAGGAGGGGCTCGGGCCCGTCTTCGGCTGGACGGGGCGGACCTCTTTCACGCGGATATGCCCGTCTTTTAACACACCGGTCCCGAACCGCCCGCGGTAGCGCACCACCACCGTCCCCTCCCCCTCGTCCGTCTGCACGGGGATCCGCTTCCCCCCGATCCGCGCCTTCCCCGCAGAGCCCGCCATCGCCCGGTCGAGGTCGACGATGCCACGCGTCGCGCATCCGACCAGGTAGGGGAGGGCGCCGGGCGCGACTGCGAACTCGAAGCGGCGCGTGATCGGGTCGAAGGAGAGCCAGCCGAACCTCTCCCCGTGGACGATCACCAGGTCGTTGCGATCGATGCCGCCGCCCTTGTTCAGGAGCACGATCGCGGGGAGCGGGCTGCACCCGAACCGCTCCTCGAGCAGCTCCCGCAGCAGGGCCATGTCCGCCGCGAGCGCCGGGCGTACGTCGTAGGGCTGCACGAGCGGGATCTCCTTCACGGCCCCGCCGCAGGCGCAGGTCCTCCCGATGAGCGGCAGGTCGCAGCGCTCGCACCAGTAGAGGATCTTCTTGAGAGGCGGCTCTCGCATTCTCGCATGAGTGTGGGACTTTTCGGCTCTTAATAAGTTGGACGGAGGTCGAGGGGCGTACGGGGTTGCGGTGCCGCTGGGCGGTGCTGCCCGGATCCCATCCTTCTCCCCGCCGGGATCTGCGGCGGACGGTTCGGTGCTCTGCCGCCGGGGCGGGGAGGGGGTGAGAGCCCTTCTCCCCCTGCCCCCCCCCCGCAATCGCGGTGGGCCCGGTGATCGGGGAACGGCGGGAGGATAACCGCATGCTGGAGAGCAGGACAGTCCGGGCCCGTTCAGAGCCGCACCTTCTCCTGCGATCGATCGGAACGGTCCGATCTCTCCGCATAGAGCGTGTCTCCCCCGCCCCTGCCGTACGCTGTTGGGAGGGTCTCTGCGGCTCCTTCCCCGTACGCATCCCCGCGATCGCGGGAAGATGCCGGCCCGATCCGAACCAGAATGCCGAACCGATCCCGTGGTTCCGTTCGAGGCCTGTCGCACCGGCGGGGGAGCGTCCCTCCGCCTTCCCGTACGACAGGCTCGTTCATGGGAGACAGCGAGAGGCAGAAGCAGCAGGCTGCGATCGGGACGATCCGCCGGCATTCTCCGGAAGCGGGGGAGAGTCTCCCCCCTTCCATCCCGCATCCGCGGCGGCACGCGGCACGGGGAAGATGCCCGTGCCCGCTACCCCCCGGACAGCCTGGCGGATCTCCCCCATCGAATGCCCCGCCGGGAGCCCCGTGGAGGGCATTCGCCCCCGGAGAGATCATGGGGACTTTGATAAAACGGGATACGGCACCGGTGCCGGATGCCGCGGAAGCACGAGGATCATCCCGTCTCGGCCGGGGCCTGCTCCTCCCGCCGCCGCGTCTCGAACATGCCCGACAGCTGTATCGCCCGCTCCGCGAGCTCGTCGGCGCGTTCCCGTGACTCGGCATTCACGCCCATCAGGTGGAGCATGTTGGCCGTCTTGAGCATGTCGGCGGAGATGCCCCAGGTGTGGCTGCGGATCTCCTCCGGCAGCAGATCGTAGAGCTCGTTCGCCACATCGCTCAGCAGGTGCGAGTAGTAGTCGATGAGGCGGTCCGCCTGGAGCAGCCAGTCCTCGTCTTCCCTCTTTCCTTTCAGCGCCTCCCACTCCCGGCTGAACTGAACCAGGATGGTCTGGAGCAGGCTCACCGCGAGCTGGCGCTGTTCGTCTGCCGATCTCCCGGAGCGGAGCTCCTGGATCTTCTCGTGGACATCCGCACGCATGATCTCGTGTTCCATGCCTCAGGCACCTCGTCGCAGGACGAAAATCCCCGCTGTAGTGGCTTCATGGAGCGGCTCACATATATATATTATGCCGGATCCGGGCGTTTCCCGGGGGGGATACCCTTATAATGCCCCCAATACTATACTATTCAGCACGGAACCGTGCTGGCCGATGTAAGTCCGACGTGCCGTGAGGCGCGGCCCGGAATCCGGGCTTGGGATTACGGGGAGCTGGAAGGCTCTTTTCGCGACTTACGTTTGTCAAGGAGGAACAACAATGGCGAGAATACATGCTCGGCGCAGGGGAGAATCGGGTTCGGTCCGTCCCTACCGTCTGGAGGCTCCGGAGTGGTCCAACCGGGACCAGAAGGAGATCGAGAGGATCATCCTGGACCTGCGGAAGGAGGGCGCATCGAGCGCCCAGATCGGCCTGATACTGCGAGACAAGTACGGGGTGCCGGACGTCAAACTGGTGATGGGAAAGAAGATAGGCCAGATC from the Methanomicrobiales archaeon genome contains:
- a CDS encoding toast rack family protein, which encodes MPPGRRPPVGADSVRTRIQIGAGELTVRSGAAALLNATFTFGDPAWRPLVDYRRNDSAGELTIRQPRAVPNLNGGRENAWILELNPDVPMALDAELGGGTAELYLGDLNLTDLRARMGAGTALVDLTGDRKRDLNASLRGGVGTLTVRIPRDTGTRVTAEGILGTVSAPGLNVNGSTYTNDAYGQTPATLNITVQSGVGTITLEVGA
- a CDS encoding ion channel; this encodes MQRGLQIVQAWLDRMREHRFLILLISLLLLLGAWPLATIVPAYDAAMALCFSFVILSGLFAMKCERMLLLLAVLLGVSAIITRWNVTLAPDLLAPAAGALFPILFLAFFIVFLLRAVVLTDRITRDTIAGALSIYLLFGIVWALTYQLLDQLHPGSFYFNPDIPHEGVLTRMDYLYFSFVTLATLGYGDIAPITPVTQSFAYSEAVTGVIYIAVLIARLVGALRIKDEGKG
- a CDS encoding chloride channel protein, which produces MTESSSEDLPMASQPGEAPRSGTLTMLWQVVFAALIAIAFTAAFLILYSILNTLVWGDSDFTGADRWMIPAGVLVFSLLVGLSQRYLQAPSVIHGGFVESMKGKGEKIDYRTFPGALLSALFSLLSGASVGPEGAIAVLVGDISCYLREKLKVGVDSAEAALEFDVAALASAFNGIVGNVLFTGVFATEFQVGGRNALRFLTWNLLAGAVGFLFYIRLGLPSFAQSIPFPPIAELRPEYILYAIALGILGGLLAIFTGISMLGAERLMERAFRDRVVLRILVAGGITAAVGYFIPNLLFSGEGQIHDIIADPARIGAAMLVLMAVLKILLLALAFKSGYLGGPLFPILFSSTMLGLALSLVFPGVPIAIFVLCIEVAAVALALGAPLTAILLVAVVGTANQNMSVLLVVSAVTAMLLAAEFKRMTKGSAAAGQER
- a CDS encoding PQQ-dependent sugar dehydrogenase: MQNPRALARGAIALEPLAEGFVSPVALADPGDGRLFIVDQTGKVFVIDPDRPQNRELFLDITDRVVRLNPRYDERGLLGLAFHPRFDRNGRFFVFYTAPLRAGAPPGWNCTSRLAEYRISDDPDRADPASERILMAIDKPQANHNGGHICFGPDGYLYIPLGDGGGANDRGAGHNPEIGNGQDTRTPLGKILRIDVDREEGGRAYGIPPDNPFVQGGGLPEIFAYGLRNPYHIAFDAGGDHALFAGDVGQNRWEEVDIIVRGGNYGWNLREGMHCFNPRDGARCYLGDAGEGLIDPILEYPNLSNGIGGIGSAVIGGYVYRGSAIPFLRGLYVFGDYTASRAGGAGRIFVGIPPAREGGRWTMDALEVGGRAALGEYVLAFGQDADRELYLLSSEGGSPSGGGGRVYRLVPPEGRAPPS
- the fdhD gene encoding formate dehydrogenase accessory sulfurtransferase FdhD, which codes for MARYSCLQADGGAWRRGSHALVEEATLSLILNGRTILAAAVSPHDPEAFVVGFLFTEEIVRGLDEIESIKRDGNVVSVLTKNPFRGGGGKKIVLSGCGGTTSHLDTKRLPKLTSPLTVPLPRIVEAMDQLLASRAEPVPGGIHTAALAGREGPLLAASDIGLHNALDRAIGLALQAKRDLSRTFALSSDRISSEMVRKCLVANIPLIASRGTPTSLAVDLAERTGLCAVGFVEGGRLNVYTHAERVEGAPSAI
- a CDS encoding aminotransferase class V-fold PLP-dependent enzyme, which translates into the protein MREPPLKKILYWCERCDLPLIGRTCACGGAVKEIPLVQPYDVRPALAADMALLRELLEERFGCSPLPAIVLLNKGGGIDRNDLVIVHGERFGWLSFDPITRRFEFAVAPGALPYLVGCATRGIVDLDRAMAGSAGKARIGGKRIPVQTDEGEGTVVVRYRGRFGTGVLKDGHIRVKEVRPVQPKTGPSPSWQDAVRANAYHLKNLERSAIRTIRQHMHDRPCANVSFSGGKDSTAVLLLARKAGVEQAFFIDTGIEFPETVEYVKRQGVPIIEKGGDFWTAVEKAGPPGKDHRWCCKLLKLHPLKRYLATAGPCVTIQGNRWYESWNRAALEVVSQNPNNPLQVNISPIRNWRALEVYLYLWWVGAEINPLYERGLERIGCYVCPAMLESEYEELKRLHPEVAARWEEFLGRWTAERGLPEEYRTWGLWRWKELPPKMQKVCRARGIDLAERPREKAAAVAEPPPTAPKGNLDAIRSDFPLLADLVYLDSAATSLSPEPVLAALIEYEHRYRANVGRGVHRLARIATQRYWHAHEKVARFIRGEKGTTVFVKNTTEAIQTVARGLPWQRGDRVVATILEHHSNLLPWMDLRRQGVDLEVVGITPDYALDLAALDAAITEGTRLVAVSHASNVLGTLTPVAEIARICRERGALLLVDGAQTVPHRPIDVQEIGCDFFCFSGHKMCGPTGTGVLWMREAVLAPLMVGGGSVESVTLESYTLAEGYQRYEGGTPNIGGGIALGAAVDYLQGIGMERIRVHDDRLTERLIAGLSRLPRVRVYVPTDPRLRTPLVSFTVEGLEPHEVAHILDEEADIMVRSGHHCNMPLMQHLGLASGTVRASLALYNTEADVDLLLATLDAVVRGL